The DNA segment CGTTCTCCGCGCCTCCGCGAGAAAAGATCTCCCCCCTGACTCGGAAGGACTGCCGAAATCTCTCGCGGAGGCGCGGAGAGCGCGGAGAGGAAGGAGTTCATGGAGAGGCCGTGAATCATGAACAGAAAACGACACACTGTACTTTTCGGTTCATGAGCGCAGTGTCATCGCATTCGAACTTTGGCGCCTGGGACGCGGTTTGATGCTTCGCCGCTCGGCTGAATGGATGAAAGATCTCCATTCCGATCACGCGTTCAGTGCATATGGGCAGAAAAATCCCTTTCCGTTTTCCGGCTCGCACATCGACCGACGGCGCTACAGCGCGGGCCTCTGCTCATCGAATGAATGGAGTTGGTGATCATCGAGAACTTCGCGCATGAGTCTTTATGAAACACCGAGTGATCCTGCGCCTCAGGTTGGTACCGTGGTTGCTATAGCGAAGTGCGACCTGCAAACCGACACCACAACATAACCAACCGACCGGATTAGACTAATAAGCTATGAAAGCACTTCACTCCCTCAAACTCCTGCTGCCCCTGCTGACGGCCGCCGGATTTCTTTCTTCCAGTCAGCCCTTGTTCGCCGCCAACCCACCCACCTCAGAAGTCAACACGACCGGGCTCGCGGTGACCGATGACACCGTCACCGTAGGCCAGCTGCACTCCGCGACTGGCACGATGGCGATCAGCGAGACGGGTTCCATTCAAGCTGAGCAGCTGGCGATCGAGCAGATCAACGCCATGGGCGGTGTGCTTGGACGAAAGATCAAGATCATCGTCGAGGATGGTGCCAGCGACTGGCCCACCTTCGCTGAGAAAGCCAAGAAGCTTCTCGTCAACGACAAGGTGGCCTCCGTATTCGGCTGCTGGACTTCCGCCTCCCGCAAAGCGGTGCTCCCTGTCTTCGAAAAAGAAAACGGCATGCTCTACTATCCCACGTTTTACGAGGGCTTGGAGCAGTCCAAGAACGTGATTTACACGGGACAGGAAGCCACCCAGCAGATTTTGGCTGGCTTGGATTGGATCGCCAAAGAGAAAAAGGCCAAGACCTTCTACCTGATTGGATCCGACTACATCTGGCCCAGAACGTCGAACAAGATCGCCCGCAAACACATTGAGAATGTGCTGAAGGGCACGGTGGTGGGCGAAGAATACTATGCCCTGGGCCATACGCAGTTCGGCTCCCTGATCAACAAGATCAAGCTCAAGAAGCCGGATGTCATCTACGCGATTGTGGTGGGTGGCAGCAATGTCTCCTTCTACAAGCAGATGAAGGCAGCTGGCATCACCTCCGATAAGTGGACCTTGCTGACCATCTCGGTTACCGAAGACGAAGTTCTCGGAATCGGTGGTGAAAACCTGGTCGGCTTCTACTCGGCGATGAAGTACTTCCAGAGTCTGGAGAATCCCAACAATCAGGCCTTCGTCAAAGCGTTCAAAGCCAAGTATGGCGCGAAGAGCGTCATCGGCGACGTGACCCAGGCAGCGTATCTTGGGCCGTGGCTTTGGAAGCTGGCTGTCGAGAAGGCTGGAAGCTTTGACATCGACAAGATTGCCGCCGCTTCGCCGGGCATCGAATTCAAGGATGCTCCCGAGGAGTACGTCAAGATTCACCCGAACCACCATTTGTGGAGCAAGCTCCGCATTGGAAAATGGGGCGCCGATGGTCAGGCCAAGGTGCTGTATGAATCCGGTTTGATCGAACCCGACCCGTTCCCGAAGGGTTATCAATGAGTCTCTGCCATGCGGGCTGAGGATTTGAACTCAGCCCGCATGGGCCGTTCGTTCCGCGCTTAAACTCTTACGATCTCACAACTATGACCGCTTCTGAGCTAAGTTCCATTCTGCTGATGCAAGGATTCTCAGGTCTGAGCCTGTTCAGCGTTTTGCTCCTGATGGCCCTGGGTCTGGCGATTATTTTCGGCCAGATGGGAGTGGTGAATCTGGCCCATGGCGAGTTTATGGCGCTGGGCGCCTATGTGGTTTATCTCTGCTCGACCGTGGTTCACGACAAATTTCCGGCCTTCGCCCCCTACTACTTTGTGGTGGCGATCGTCATCGCCTTCGGTGTGTGCGCTCTCATGGGATTGCTGGTGGAGTGGAGCCTGATTCGGTTCCTCTACAAGCGTCCGCTCGACACGCTCCTCGCGACCTGGGGGCTGAGCTTGGTGATGCAGCAGGCGTTCCGCTCCATCTTCGGCGCACGTGAGGTAACGCCCACGCTGCCCGAATGGTTGATGGGTTCGATCAAACCCACCGGCAACATCGACATTCCGATCAACGGCCTCTTTGTCATGGGCCTCACCCTGGTGCTCACCGCCGGCGTGTGGCTGTTCATGTTCAAGTCCCGCCGCGGGCTTCAGATGCGAGCCACCGTGCAGAATCGTGTCATGAGCGACGCCGTGGGGATCAATACCCGGATGGTTGATCGTTTCACCTTCGCCTTGGGCTGCGGGATTGCGGGTGTCGCGGGTGCGGCCTTTACCACCATTGGCTCCACCGGTCCGGACAGCGGCTCGCGCTACATCGTGGACACCTTCCTGGTGGTGGTATTTGGAGGTACGGCCAGCTTGATGGGGACGGTGGCCTCCGCCTTCGGAATTGCGCAAGGCCAGTCGATTTCCGAGTTCTTCCTCCAGGGAACCATGGGCAAAGTCGTGGTCCTTCTGGCCATCGTCATCATTCTCATGATCCGGCCGCAGGGGCTGTTTGCCTCCAAGGTTCGTCAGTAAACCTCCACGATACTGCTGAGACTCAACTCGTCACTATGAGCAAATTTTACCAATCGGTGATCGGCGGAAAGCAGGGAGTCTGGGGATTCGCCATTCTCTTCCTGCTGCTGGGCGTCGTGTTGCCCTTCTCGCTGGAAATCTTCCGCCTCAACTTGGTCGGGAAGTACCTGACCTTCGCGTTCGTCGCTGTGGGCCTCGTGCTGCTTTGGGGCAAGACCGGGGTGCTGAGCCTGGGGCAGGGGGTCTTCTTCGGACTGGGTGGCTATTGCATGGCCATGTTCCTGAAGCTCGAGGCTTCGGACCCCATCAGCACCAAGATTCAAAGCACCCCGGGAATTCCTGACTTCATGGATTGGAACCAGCTGACCGCGCTCCCCGCCTTGTGGGTGCCGTTCAAAAGCTTCCCGTTCGCCGTGATCGCCATTATGGCCGTCCCCGGGCTGCTCGCCCTGATTCTGGGGTTCGCCATGTTCCGACGTCGAGTGGGCGGAGTGTACTTCGCCGTCATCACCCAGGCGCTGGCGCTGATCCTGTCCCTGGGTATTGATGGCAACCAGGGACTTACCGGGGGCCGTAACGGCATCACCGACCTCCGCACGCTGCTCGGGTGGGATATCCGCACCCAATCCGCGCAATACGTGCTCTATTTTGTGACCATCGGACTGCTCTTCGCGAGCATCCTGTTCTGTCGTTATGTGCTCAGCAGCAAGCTCGGACGGCTCCTCCTGGCGATGCGCGAGAAAGAGGATCGCGTGCGGTTCTCGGGCTATGATGTGGCCGCCTTGAAGATCTTCGTGTTCTGTCTGGCGGCCATGCTGAGCGGGATCGGTGGGGCGCTGTTTGTGCTCCAGGTCGGATTCATCAGTCCTTCACTGGTGGGAATCGTTCCTTCGATCGAGATGGTCATCTTCGCCGCCGTGGGTGGGAAGCTTTCCCTCTTCGGCGCCGTCTACGGCACGCTGCTGGTCAACACCGGAAAGAGCCTCTTTTCCGAGACCTTCCCGCAGCTGTGGCTCTTCTGCATGGGCGGCTTGTTCATCGCCGTCGTCATGTTCTTTCCGAATGGCATCGCTGGCGGTTGGGACGCGCTCGTTGCCCGCATTCGAAACTACCGCAAACGCGCTTCCACCGAAGCGCAAGACGTGGCGGCCGCGTCCGTCAAGCCCGTCATCCCTGGAGGTTCCAACTCATGAGCTCAACCACTGACTATTTACTGGCCATCGAGGATCTGACCGTTTCCTTCGACGGATTCCGTGCGGTGGATCAACTGAATCTGTATCTGGACCAGGATGAACTCCGCGTCATCATCGGTCCGAACGGGGCGGGCAAGACGACGGTGCTCGACCTTATCTGCGGCAAAACCAAGGCGACCGCCGGAAGCATCAAGTTCCGCAACCGGGAGCTGGTGGGGCTGGCGGAGCATCAGATCGTTCGCGCCGGCATCGGCCGCAAGTTTCAAACTCCCTCCATCTACGAGAATCTTACGGTGTTCGAGAACCTCGAGATCTCGTTTCCGCGCGGCCGCAATGTTCTCGGGTGCCTCACCTTCCGTCGCACCGCGGACGTGACCGAGCAGATTCACAAGGTAGCCGAGGAGATTTATCTCTCCGAGTTTCTGGATATGGAGGGCGCGTTTCTGAGCCATGGGCAGAAGCAATGGCTTGAGATCGGCATGCTCCTGATGCAGGAGCCGGAGTTGCTCATGTTGGATGAGCCGGTGGCGGGAATGAGCCCCGCGGAGCGGGAAAAAACCGCCAAGCTGCTGCAACGGATCTGCAAGGGGCGATCCATCATCATCATCGAACACGACATGGAGTTCGTGTCCCGCATCGCGCATCGCGTGACGGTTCTACACCTGGGCAAGATCCTTACTGAAGGCACCATGGAGGAGATTCAAAGCAACCCGAAGGTTCAGGAGGTTTATCTGGGACATTGAGCCCCGCAGGCGCCTCCCACCCGCGAACACACCCAAGCCAACCAAGTATGCTGCAAATCACCCAACTCAACTCGGGGTACGGCCAAAGCCAAGTCATCTACGATGCGAACTTCAAGGTTCCGCCCGGCGAAATCCTCGCCATCATGGGGCGCAATGGCATGGGCAAAACGACGTTGCTCAAGTCGTTGATCGGGATCCTCCCGACCCGCAGTGGCTCGATCAAGGTCGGCGATGCGGAGCTGGCTGGGGTTCCTCCCTTTCAGCGTGTGGGCGCAGGAATGGCTTACGTCCCTCAAGGTCGGATGATCTTTCCGACGCTCAGTGTCCTCGACAACATCCTCACCGGTGCCAAGGGGCCGATGTCCAAGAGCGCGATGGATGAGATCTACGCCCTCTTCCCGGTTCTCTTCGAGATGCGCAAGCGTCGCGGTGGTAACCTCTCCGGCGGCCAACAACAACAACTCGCCATCGCTCGAGCTCTCGCCAGCAACCCGAAGGTGCTGATCCTCGACGAACCCACCGAGGGCATCCAGCCTTCCATCATCAAAGACATCGCCCGCGCACTGAAGCAAATTCGGCAGATGCGCGGCCTGGCCATCGTGGTGACTGAGCAAGTCGTCAGCTTCATGATGGATGTCTGCGATCGCGTGCTCGTCATGGAGCGCGGCCGATTCATTCACGAAGAACTCCGCAAGGATGTCGATGCCAACAAGGTCAAAGCACTGCTGGCTGTCTAAACGCGCAACCCCTCTTACCCGCAACACAACCAACAACAAAAGCAACCACCAATCCTATGCCTAGAAGCTCCCCCAAACCTAGTATCATCACCCCAGGAAATCGTTTGGTCGACTCTCTCTCGAAGGCCAATGCGAAGGGATTCACCTTGCGGACGACTCCCACCGCCGCTCCGGGCCTTTCCCGCAAGCCGCTGATCGAGGTCGACTTGAAAACCCCTGCGGACCAGCAGGATGTGATTCACAACCGTTGGCACCCGGACATCCCGATGATTGCGCGGGTCAAGCCGGGGGATGAATTTCGGGTTCAGTGCGTGGATTGGACCGGTGGCCAGATCGGCTATAACAACAACGCCGCGGACGTGCGCGATGTCGATCTGACCAAGGTGCATTACCTCAGCGGCCCGATTGAAGTGGTCGGGGCGGAACCCGGCGATCTTCTCGTCGTTGATATTTTGGACATCGGCACGCTGACGGACTCCGAGTGGGGTTTCACGGGCATCTTTGCCAAGGAGAACGGCGGAGGGTTTCTGACGGAGCACTATCCCGAGGCTCGCAAGGCGTGTTGGGATTTCCACGGTGTGTATACCTCGTCCAAGCAGATTCCCGGCGTGAACTTTGCTGGAATCATGCATCCCGGTTTGATTGGATGCCTGCCGTCGAAGAAGCTCCTGGATACCTGGAACAAGCGGGAGGCCGCCCTGGTGGCCACGGATCCCCGCCGCGTTCCGCCGCTGGCGGCGCTTCCCGACGCGAGCACCGCTCACTTGGGCACCATGAGCCCGGAGAAGGCCAAGATCGCGGCGCGCGAGGCAGCACGCACCGTCCCGCCCCGGGAGCATGGCGGCAACTGCGACATCAAGAACCTCAGCCGTGGATCCCGGGTGTTCTTCCCGGTTTACGTCAAGGGCGCGGGGTTGTCCATGGGTGATATCCATTTCTCCCAGGGCGACGGCGAGATCACCTTCTGCGGTGCGATCGAGATGGCGGGCTGGCTCGATCTTCGAGTGGCCGTCATCAAAGGCGGGATGCAGAAGTACGGGATCATCAATCCGATCTTCCAACCCAGCCCGGTGGAACCGCGCTACCTCCGTCACCTGATCTTCGAAGGAATCTCGGTCGACGAGGCTGGAAAGCAATACTACCTGGATGCTCACGTGGCCTACCGACGTGCCTGTCTGAATGCCATCGAGTACCTGAAGAAGTTCGGCTACACCGGCGAGCAGGCCTACGCGATTCTGGGGACTGCGCCGGTGGAGGGTCGGATCAGCGGCATTGTCGACATCCCGAACGCCTGTGCGACGGTGGCGATCCCGACGGAGATCTTCGACTTCGATATCACGCCCA comes from the Verrucomicrobiales bacterium genome and includes:
- the urtC gene encoding urea ABC transporter permease subunit UrtC: MSKFYQSVIGGKQGVWGFAILFLLLGVVLPFSLEIFRLNLVGKYLTFAFVAVGLVLLWGKTGVLSLGQGVFFGLGGYCMAMFLKLEASDPISTKIQSTPGIPDFMDWNQLTALPALWVPFKSFPFAVIAIMAVPGLLALILGFAMFRRRVGGVYFAVITQALALILSLGIDGNQGLTGGRNGITDLRTLLGWDIRTQSAQYVLYFVTIGLLFASILFCRYVLSSKLGRLLLAMREKEDRVRFSGYDVAALKIFVFCLAAMLSGIGGALFVLQVGFISPSLVGIVPSIEMVIFAAVGGKLSLFGAVYGTLLVNTGKSLFSETFPQLWLFCMGGLFIAVVMFFPNGIAGGWDALVARIRNYRKRASTEAQDVAAASVKPVIPGGSNS
- the urtA gene encoding urea ABC transporter substrate-binding protein, which codes for MTAAGFLSSSQPLFAANPPTSEVNTTGLAVTDDTVTVGQLHSATGTMAISETGSIQAEQLAIEQINAMGGVLGRKIKIIVEDGASDWPTFAEKAKKLLVNDKVASVFGCWTSASRKAVLPVFEKENGMLYYPTFYEGLEQSKNVIYTGQEATQQILAGLDWIAKEKKAKTFYLIGSDYIWPRTSNKIARKHIENVLKGTVVGEEYYALGHTQFGSLINKIKLKKPDVIYAIVVGGSNVSFYKQMKAAGITSDKWTLLTISVTEDEVLGIGGENLVGFYSAMKYFQSLENPNNQAFVKAFKAKYGAKSVIGDVTQAAYLGPWLWKLAVEKAGSFDIDKIAAASPGIEFKDAPEEYVKIHPNHHLWSKLRIGKWGADGQAKVLYESGLIEPDPFPKGYQ
- the urtB gene encoding urea ABC transporter permease subunit UrtB: MTASELSSILLMQGFSGLSLFSVLLLMALGLAIIFGQMGVVNLAHGEFMALGAYVVYLCSTVVHDKFPAFAPYYFVVAIVIAFGVCALMGLLVEWSLIRFLYKRPLDTLLATWGLSLVMQQAFRSIFGAREVTPTLPEWLMGSIKPTGNIDIPINGLFVMGLTLVLTAGVWLFMFKSRRGLQMRATVQNRVMSDAVGINTRMVDRFTFALGCGIAGVAGAAFTTIGSTGPDSGSRYIVDTFLVVVFGGTASLMGTVASAFGIAQGQSISEFFLQGTMGKVVVLLAIVIILMIRPQGLFASKVRQ
- the urtD gene encoding urea ABC transporter ATP-binding protein UrtD → MSSTTDYLLAIEDLTVSFDGFRAVDQLNLYLDQDELRVIIGPNGAGKTTVLDLICGKTKATAGSIKFRNRELVGLAEHQIVRAGIGRKFQTPSIYENLTVFENLEISFPRGRNVLGCLTFRRTADVTEQIHKVAEEIYLSEFLDMEGAFLSHGQKQWLEIGMLLMQEPELLMLDEPVAGMSPAEREKTAKLLQRICKGRSIIIIEHDMEFVSRIAHRVTVLHLGKILTEGTMEEIQSNPKVQEVYLGH
- a CDS encoding acetamidase/formamidase family protein; its protein translation is MPRSSPKPSIITPGNRLVDSLSKANAKGFTLRTTPTAAPGLSRKPLIEVDLKTPADQQDVIHNRWHPDIPMIARVKPGDEFRVQCVDWTGGQIGYNNNAADVRDVDLTKVHYLSGPIEVVGAEPGDLLVVDILDIGTLTDSEWGFTGIFAKENGGGFLTEHYPEARKACWDFHGVYTSSKQIPGVNFAGIMHPGLIGCLPSKKLLDTWNKREAALVATDPRRVPPLAALPDASTAHLGTMSPEKAKIAAREAARTVPPREHGGNCDIKNLSRGSRVFFPVYVKGAGLSMGDIHFSQGDGEITFCGAIEMAGWLDLRVAVIKGGMQKYGIINPIFQPSPVEPRYLRHLIFEGISVDEAGKQYYLDAHVAYRRACLNAIEYLKKFGYTGEQAYAILGTAPVEGRISGIVDIPNACATVAIPTEIFDFDITPTAKGPTKMIKGKADLSVAK
- the urtE gene encoding urea ABC transporter ATP-binding subunit UrtE → MLQITQLNSGYGQSQVIYDANFKVPPGEILAIMGRNGMGKTTLLKSLIGILPTRSGSIKVGDAELAGVPPFQRVGAGMAYVPQGRMIFPTLSVLDNILTGAKGPMSKSAMDEIYALFPVLFEMRKRRGGNLSGGQQQQLAIARALASNPKVLILDEPTEGIQPSIIKDIARALKQIRQMRGLAIVVTEQVVSFMMDVCDRVLVMERGRFIHEELRKDVDANKVKALLAV